From Flavobacterium sp. 102, a single genomic window includes:
- a CDS encoding YiiX family permuted papain-like enzyme translates to MKKAIVIIAGLLIAFFVLAKVNATQVEKTLVKLDQNIQESLRDGDIIFQTSQSKQCEAVRIATNSKFSHCGIIYDIKGEKYVYEAVQPVKITPLKEWISHGQGNAYLVKRLKNASAILNTSVLEKMKAYGSQFKNKNYDLYFEWTDDKIYCSELVWKIYKNGAGVELCGLESLKSFNLDNPKVKAILQERYGNEIPLEEKVVAPSQLVDSPLLETVIDTY, encoded by the coding sequence ATGAAAAAAGCAATTGTAATAATCGCGGGTTTGTTGATTGCCTTTTTTGTTTTGGCAAAGGTTAACGCAACACAAGTTGAAAAAACGTTAGTCAAATTAGACCAAAATATCCAAGAGTCATTGCGTGACGGCGACATCATTTTCCAAACTTCACAATCTAAACAATGCGAAGCAGTCAGAATTGCGACCAATTCAAAATTCTCGCACTGCGGAATTATTTATGACATTAAAGGCGAAAAATATGTTTATGAAGCCGTTCAGCCGGTTAAAATTACACCCTTAAAAGAATGGATTTCACATGGTCAAGGCAATGCTTATTTGGTTAAAAGATTAAAAAACGCAAGCGCTATACTAAACACTTCAGTTCTTGAAAAAATGAAAGCCTATGGCAGTCAGTTTAAAAACAAAAATTACGATCTGTATTTTGAATGGACCGATGATAAAATCTATTGTTCTGAATTGGTTTGGAAAATCTATAAAAATGGTGCCGGAGTAGAACTTTGTGGATTGGAAAGTTTGAAGAGTTTTAATTTGGATAACCCAAAAGTAAAAGCCATATTGCAGGAACGTTATGGTAATGAAATTCCTTTGGAAGAAAAAGTAGTTGCGCCATCACAATTAGTTGATTCACCCTTATTAGAAACTGTAATTGACACTTATTAA
- a CDS encoding transcriptional regulator produces MKNIIQNINKAFDHRIRLGIMSILMVNESADFNMLKELLGVTDGNLASHTKALESEEYIMIEKQFIGKKPNTKYIATAAGKKAFQDHIEALEKLISKS; encoded by the coding sequence TTGAAAAACATCATCCAAAATATCAACAAAGCTTTTGATCATCGCATACGCCTTGGCATTATGTCAATATTGATGGTGAATGAAAGTGCCGATTTTAATATGCTTAAAGAACTTCTTGGTGTCACTGACGGGAATTTAGCCAGTCATACCAAAGCCTTAGAATCCGAAGAATACATCATGATTGAAAAACAATTTATCGGTAAAAAACCAAATACCAAATACATCGCCACAGCAGCCGGAAAAAAAGCTTTTCAAGATCATATTGAAGCGCTTGAAAAATTAATATCAAAAAGCTAA
- a CDS encoding DUF1801 domain-containing protein gives MKPTELYILKQPAKYRDILLHIVAVVEHTLPEVTLEYKWGIPYFYYKKKPFCYLNASHKHQFVDVGFAKGFQLKNNQEYLIADKGRNTIKSLRYYNLEKIDNAILISVIEEAKALY, from the coding sequence TTGAAACCAACGGAATTATACATACTTAAGCAACCTGCAAAGTACCGAGATATTTTACTTCATATTGTCGCGGTTGTCGAGCATACTTTACCCGAAGTTACTTTGGAATACAAATGGGGAATTCCTTATTTTTATTATAAGAAGAAACCATTCTGTTATCTCAATGCAAGTCATAAGCATCAATTTGTGGATGTTGGTTTTGCTAAAGGTTTTCAATTGAAAAACAATCAAGAATATTTGATTGCTGACAAAGGTCGAAATACGATTAAGTCATTGCGTTATTATAATTTAGAAAAGATTGACAATGCTATTTTGATTTCAGTAATTGAAGAAGCCAAGGCATTATATTAA
- a CDS encoding M28 family peptidase, with translation MKKLLFGVAFFITVSGFAQSKDEQMLKDIYTLALTDSKCYAWLDDLSNKIGQRLSGSVGAEKGVVYTKQQLETLGLDKVYLQEVMVPKWVRGEKETAYILDKKSKISVPICALGGSVATPKNGLTAEIIEVQSLEELETLGEAKIKGKIVFYNRPMEPENIETFKSYGHCVDQRYAGAKEAAKFGAVATIVRSMNLRLDDFPHTGTQSYGDLPKEKYIPTAAISTNGAELLSQKLKENSKLQFYFKQSCQQYDDVLSYNVIGEITGSVHPEKIMVVGGHLDSWDLADGSHDDGAGCVQSMAVVELFKKLNYKPKNTIRVVLFMNEENGGKGGKRYQELSQTNKENHIFALESDAGGFTPRGFFFECDDHNFDKIMNWKALFEPYLIHSFVKGGTGSDISPLTSAKIVKAGLKPDSQRYFDYHHAANDTFDAINKRELELGAATMTALVYLFDQYGID, from the coding sequence ATGAAAAAGCTTCTTTTCGGTGTTGCATTTTTTATCACAGTTTCAGGTTTTGCTCAAAGCAAAGACGAGCAAATGCTTAAAGATATTTACACATTGGCTTTAACGGATTCGAAATGTTATGCTTGGTTGGATGATCTGTCAAATAAAATTGGACAACGTTTGTCGGGTTCTGTAGGAGCTGAGAAAGGTGTGGTTTACACCAAGCAGCAATTGGAAACTTTGGGTTTAGACAAAGTCTATTTGCAAGAAGTGATGGTGCCAAAATGGGTTAGAGGTGAAAAGGAAACGGCTTATATTTTGGATAAAAAGAGTAAAATCAGCGTTCCGATTTGTGCGTTAGGTGGTTCTGTTGCCACGCCGAAAAATGGATTAACAGCAGAAATTATCGAAGTACAAAGTTTGGAAGAGCTCGAAACGTTAGGCGAAGCCAAAATCAAAGGTAAAATAGTTTTCTACAATCGCCCGATGGAACCCGAAAATATTGAAACCTTTAAATCTTACGGACATTGTGTAGACCAACGATATGCCGGAGCTAAAGAAGCAGCTAAGTTTGGCGCGGTTGCGACGATTGTGCGTTCGATGAATTTAAGATTAGATGATTTTCCACATACCGGAACGCAAAGTTATGGTGATTTGCCAAAAGAAAAGTACATTCCAACGGCTGCAATCAGTACGAATGGTGCCGAATTGTTGAGTCAAAAACTTAAAGAAAACAGCAAACTGCAATTCTATTTTAAACAATCTTGCCAGCAATATGACGACGTGCTTTCCTACAATGTCATTGGAGAAATCACCGGTTCAGTGCATCCGGAAAAAATTATGGTTGTTGGCGGACATTTGGATTCTTGGGATTTAGCAGATGGTTCTCATGATGATGGCGCTGGTTGTGTGCAAAGCATGGCAGTGGTGGAACTTTTCAAAAAACTGAATTACAAACCTAAAAATACCATCCGAGTAGTTCTTTTTATGAACGAAGAAAACGGTGGAAAAGGAGGAAAGCGTTACCAAGAATTGTCTCAAACGAATAAGGAAAACCATATTTTTGCACTAGAAAGCGATGCCGGAGGATTTACACCAAGAGGATTTTTCTTTGAATGTGATGACCATAATTTTGATAAGATTATGAATTGGAAAGCGTTATTTGAACCCTATCTCATTCATAGTTTTGTCAAAGGCGGAACCGGTTCCGATATCAGTCCGTTGACTTCTGCCAAAATTGTAAAAGCCGGTTTGAAACCTGATTCGCAAAGGTATTTTGATTACCATCATGCGGCTAATGATACTTTTGACGCTATCAATAAAAGAGAATTGGAATTAGGAGCCGCAACGATGACTGCTTTGGTTTATTTGTTTGATCAATACGGAATCGATTAA
- a CDS encoding o-succinylbenzoate synthase, which translates to MKATYHKYILHFKQSSGTSRGVLTDKETWFIVLEKDGKKGIGECGILRGLSADDRPDYEEKLQWVCQNIHLGESKLWQELMEFPSIQFGVEMAFLSFKSENPFVLFPSKFTSGDKSIVINGLVWMGDEAFMKRQIEEKIAQGFTCIKLKIGAIDFDKELALLRFIRQNFDENTIEIRVDANGAFFENEALNKINQITGFKLHSIEQPIQKNNTDMMSVLCKKTHLPIALDEELIGVFSFEDKEALLRKIQPQYIILKPSFIGGIRGTLEWISIAEKLNIGWWITSALESNVGLNAIAQFTFLQNNLMPQGLGTGSLYTNNFDCPLEVSHGQLWYRKGLDWEIDFDNFK; encoded by the coding sequence ATGAAAGCCACTTACCATAAATATATACTTCATTTCAAACAATCTTCGGGTACTTCTCGAGGTGTTTTGACCGACAAAGAAACGTGGTTTATTGTACTTGAAAAAGACGGTAAAAAAGGCATAGGCGAGTGTGGCATTTTACGTGGATTATCGGCAGATGATCGTCCCGATTATGAAGAAAAATTGCAATGGGTTTGTCAAAATATCCATCTGGGAGAATCAAAATTATGGCAAGAATTAATGGAGTTTCCTTCGATTCAATTCGGAGTAGAAATGGCTTTTTTGTCTTTTAAAAGCGAAAATCCGTTTGTTTTATTTCCGTCTAAATTTACTTCAGGTGACAAATCTATCGTCATTAACGGACTCGTTTGGATGGGTGATGAAGCATTCATGAAGCGTCAAATTGAAGAGAAAATTGCCCAAGGTTTTACGTGTATAAAATTAAAGATTGGCGCCATAGATTTCGACAAAGAGTTGGCTTTATTGCGCTTTATTCGTCAAAATTTTGATGAAAATACTATTGAGATTAGAGTCGATGCGAATGGTGCTTTTTTTGAAAATGAAGCTTTAAATAAAATAAATCAAATAACTGGTTTTAAGTTACATAGCATAGAACAACCGATTCAAAAAAACAATACTGACATGATGTCAGTTTTATGTAAAAAGACGCATTTGCCTATTGCTTTAGACGAAGAGCTCATCGGTGTGTTTTCTTTTGAAGATAAGGAAGCTTTATTGCGAAAAATCCAACCGCAATACATCATTTTAAAGCCGAGTTTTATCGGTGGAATTCGCGGTACATTGGAATGGATTTCCATTGCCGAAAAATTGAATATTGGTTGGTGGATTACTTCCGCTTTAGAAAGTAATGTGGGTTTGAACGCGATTGCCCAATTTACTTTTTTGCAAAATAATTTAATGCCTCAAGGTTTAGGAACGGGAAGTTTATATACTAATAATTTTGATTGTCCGTTGGAAGTTTCACATGGGCAACTTTGGTATCGAAAAGGGCTTGATTGGGAAATAGATTTCGACAATTTTAAATAA
- a CDS encoding Coq4 family protein has translation MKDLIIEKMYEWSKKPYQKFFKKSEPWNVTPKELILYPQESLGFHMGCFLLKYNFEMQPKLEDHDVIHVLTNTGVSVIEEIGMQYYLWGNGKKSAYMYMVIFIGTLFYPAQFNTFWDYYKRGQKAHHFYDLDFEKMLHIPVKTIQSTFNIK, from the coding sequence ATGAAAGATTTAATCATCGAAAAAATGTATGAGTGGAGCAAAAAGCCCTACCAAAAATTCTTCAAAAAAAGTGAACCTTGGAATGTTACGCCTAAAGAGCTGATTTTGTATCCTCAAGAAAGTCTGGGATTTCATATGGGTTGCTTCCTACTAAAATACAATTTCGAAATGCAACCCAAACTCGAAGATCACGATGTCATTCATGTATTGACCAACACCGGCGTTTCAGTCATTGAAGAGATTGGGATGCAATATTATTTATGGGGCAACGGTAAAAAAAGCGCCTATATGTATATGGTGATTTTCATCGGCACGCTCTTCTATCCTGCTCAATTTAACACCTTTTGGGATTACTACAAAAGAGGTCAGAAGGCACATCATTTCTACGATTTAGATTTTGAAAAAATGCTTCATATTCCGGTTAAAACCATTCAATCCACTTTTAACATCAAATAA
- the creD gene encoding cell envelope integrity protein CreD gives MENQEFQEHPITEAKTFFQSATAKMIMVGLLTLFLLIPLFFVQDLISERSQRKSEVVKEISNLWGSDVAFYGPILRVPYNTYENLNVIDQKTGTATLQRRATTNYAYFFPNELANISKVKKNESLKRGLFNPVVFTADMNFKGNFSTPNFAKLNIPEESIQWDKATIIVKTTNLKSIKSELKIQLNNEKLTFEPQPDDKSNYSVLATNIFNYKVLATNNQINFNFGITYNGSNSINFIPIGKVTNVAIDSDWESPSFEGSFAANDTTKIINKEGFHVDWKVLDINRTFSQQYANVLPNLDDYLFGVKLIDTVDEYQQNERVSKYGFLVIGLTFLIFFLIQSISKINIHIFQYSMIGIALIMFYTLLISITEHSSFSLAYAISGIAVVVMITLYSISILKNRKFPMFIATSLSVLYTFIYVIIQMEDYALLVGSIGLFFILGAVMYFSRKIDWGK, from the coding sequence ATGGAAAACCAAGAATTTCAAGAACACCCAATTACAGAAGCAAAAACATTCTTTCAATCGGCAACCGCCAAAATGATTATGGTGGGTTTACTCACACTCTTTTTACTGATTCCGCTTTTTTTTGTACAAGATTTGATCTCCGAACGTTCCCAACGAAAATCGGAAGTCGTCAAAGAAATCTCCAATCTTTGGGGAAGTGATGTGGCATTTTACGGACCGATTTTACGAGTGCCGTACAATACTTATGAGAATTTAAATGTCATCGACCAAAAAACCGGAACAGCAACACTTCAAAGAAGAGCCACCACCAATTACGCCTATTTCTTTCCGAATGAATTAGCCAATATTTCCAAAGTAAAGAAAAATGAATCTTTAAAACGAGGTCTTTTCAATCCGGTGGTTTTCACCGCTGACATGAATTTTAAAGGGAATTTCAGTACGCCGAATTTTGCCAAACTCAATATTCCGGAAGAAAGTATTCAATGGGATAAAGCGACCATTATCGTCAAGACCACCAATCTCAAAAGCATCAAAAGCGAGCTAAAGATTCAGTTAAATAATGAAAAACTAACTTTTGAACCACAACCGGATGACAAAAGTAATTACAGCGTTTTGGCCACCAATATTTTTAATTACAAAGTCTTAGCTACAAATAATCAAATTAATTTCAACTTTGGTATCACTTACAACGGAAGCAACAGTATCAATTTTATTCCAATTGGAAAAGTGACCAATGTGGCCATCGACTCCGATTGGGAATCACCAAGCTTTGAAGGTTCCTTCGCCGCAAATGACACTACCAAAATCATAAACAAAGAAGGCTTTCACGTTGATTGGAAAGTTTTAGACATTAATCGCACGTTTTCTCAGCAATACGCGAATGTTTTACCGAATTTGGATGATTACCTCTTTGGTGTAAAATTAATCGATACAGTCGACGAATACCAGCAAAACGAAAGGGTTTCCAAGTATGGCTTTCTTGTAATCGGTTTGACGTTCTTGATTTTCTTCTTAATTCAGTCGATAAGCAAAATCAACATTCATATTTTTCAATACTCGATGATTGGAATCGCCTTGATTATGTTCTACACGCTTTTGATATCCATTACCGAGCACAGTAGTTTTAGTTTGGCGTATGCCATTTCGGGAATTGCGGTAGTGGTTATGATTACGCTCTATTCGATTTCGATATTGAAAAACAGAAAATTCCCGATGTTTATCGCAACGTCACTTTCTGTTTTATACACCTTCATTTATGTGATAATCCAAATGGAAGATTATGCTCTTTTGGTGGGAAGTATTGGCTTGTTTTTCATCCTTGGTGCCGTGATGTATTTCTCCAGAAAAATTGATTGGGGAAAGTAA
- a CDS encoding DUF1361 domain-containing protein, protein MNIVLKLFNQNKKTNQLLLLYSIYCLSLLLVRAKLTNSIYLFFLIWNLFLAVIPYVISSHLLTLDLKKVSKLKVLGISAIWLAFIPNAFYIITDLVHLAKSDGHIFWFDLIIVSSHALIGFAFGLMSLHHFEKIAQQFIPVKKVNFFIPTISILCGIGIYIGRILRYNSWDIISNPIDLAFDLFQIIISIKSILFSIHFGVFIYFSFLIKKNLT, encoded by the coding sequence ATGAACATAGTTTTAAAACTTTTCAATCAAAACAAAAAAACCAACCAATTGTTGCTCCTTTATAGTATTTATTGTCTTTCGCTATTACTGGTCAGAGCCAAATTAACCAATTCTATTTACTTGTTCTTCCTGATTTGGAATCTATTCCTTGCCGTTATTCCCTATGTGATTTCTTCGCATTTATTGACTTTAGACTTAAAAAAAGTTTCAAAACTCAAAGTCTTGGGTATTTCAGCTATTTGGTTGGCTTTTATACCGAATGCGTTTTACATCATTACCGATTTAGTGCATTTGGCCAAATCTGACGGACACATTTTTTGGTTTGATCTCATTATTGTAAGTTCTCATGCTTTGATCGGTTTTGCCTTCGGATTAATGTCATTGCACCATTTTGAGAAAATAGCTCAACAATTTATCCCTGTTAAAAAAGTCAACTTTTTCATTCCTACTATTTCCATTCTCTGTGGAATAGGGATTTATATAGGACGAATTCTTCGTTATAACAGTTGGGATATCATCAGCAATCCTATTGACTTGGCTTTTGATTTATTTCAAATAATCATTTCAATTAAATCTATACTATTCTCCATTCATTTTGGCGTATTCATCTATTTCTCCTTTTTAATCAAAAAGAATTTAACATAA